The genomic window AACTATTAAAATCACTTTCTACGCGAGCAAAAAAGGCGTCTGGTTCATTCTCAAAGTCAGGAAAATCTGTGATAGAATTTATAGTGTTTATGGCATCATCCTCAGTTTCGAAATAGGTAACAGTAGTATTATGCTGATAGTTAGATACGATAAAATCTAGAGCGCTTAGATCTGTGAAGGTTATTTCTGTTATGGTACCATTGCAAACTTCAACAGTAATTTCATTAGTTTCAGGTGATAAGTATACTGAAATATTAAAACTTCCAATTTGTAAACAGTCACCATTCAAGCTTTCAATTCTAACAAAAATGATTTCTTCCTGTTCTGTGTTTTGGTATATGCCAACCAGAGGGTTAAGGTTATTTTGAGCATCATCTATACTTAAATGATAAGAGATGTTATAATTGTTAGAAGGCAACTCAGCTAAAATCTCATCATTCTTCAATAACGGAAAATCAAACTGATAAATCCCATCGCTAGGTGCAGGATCACATACAGAGAGGTCATCAATAGGTGCTGCTTCTTGATAAGGGATGATCTCGATCTCAATGCTATCTTCTAGTACACAGTTGTTCGTAGAACTAGGAATGGAAATTTCAACACTATAAGAACCCGATTGGTCAGCCAGTAGTGTAGGATTGGTTTCACCAGCAATGAGATTACCATCCAAAAACCATGAATACACAGCCGAAGGATTGTCAATCTCGGCATCTAAGGTTAAGTTACTACCACACACCGATTGGTCAGGCCCAAGATCTATAGAGCCACCAAAACCTTCTGCTTCAATAAATACGGCAGAATCAAAACGTTGGTCGATATGGTCAGCAATTACAAATTTAATTTCATAGACCTCGTTAGGAATAACCTCGGCATTAGCCATTAATACGGTAGTTTGACCATTGAAGTTAGTTGCAGGCAGGTTATAATAACCCTGAAAATAATCTTCATTAACAGCCTCACAAAATCCATTGATGTTTGGGTGAATGGTATAAGTGCTAACTTCGGTAGTTGTATCTGGAACCAATGCAATGTTAACAAAAGGGTCAGCACTACCAGCAGGTCTTATAAGAATAGCAAATACATCTTGAAAATTACAAGGGTATTCTTGCTGGTATTCATCAGAAGCGAATAAATATTTAAAAGCTACAAAGTTATTAGCGGTACTAAAATTAAACTGAATGGAAGTAGCATTGAGTGTTCGGTCAATACCGAGAACGTTCAACACATCAGGATCGGTTTCCCAATTGATATTACCATCATTAAGATTATCTGTTATAATAGAGTTACCAGCATTTGTTATGCTTCCTGTAGATAAAACGATACCGCTTTCTAAAGGAAAACTGGAAGTGCCTCTGTCAAAATTTCCATAGCTTATGATATTGTTTACGCTACCATTATAAGGTGATGAAATATTGTTTACAGTAGCACAATTGTCACCTACCAAATTTTGGATAAGTTGTTGCGGAGTAAGTGTGTTGTCCGTAACAATCTGTTGTGAAAACAAAAAGTTTACAAATAACAAAAAGAGGAGAAGAGTATGTGTTCTATTCCTTGTCATAGCTAATTACAAAGGACTTGCTTTAAGTCCTTTATAATCAAAGATAGGAAAAAGCTTATGTTTTCTTTTAGATTAACTAACTATTTAACGACGTATGGCGAAATGCCCTTTAACCTCAAAAGATTGATTGCCTCTTGCTACGTTAGCAACAAACCAGTAATCACTTGCAGGAAGTTTTAGACCGTTTAATGTACCATCCCAACCAGGACTATCGTGTCTTAAAGTTGCGAGATGCTTACCATAACGATCAAAAATATGAATAATGGTTCCAGGTAATGTTTCTACACCAACAATATGCCAAGTATCGTAGTGTCCATCACCATTAGGAGACATATGTTTTGGAATATCTATTACTAAAACGTCTCTTGTAACTTCAGAACAACCATTTAAATCGATTATAGTCACAGTATGATAACCCATACCTACATTATCAAAAAAGTTAGATTCTTGTGGCTCACCATCATCTAATTGATAGAGATAATTTCCAATACCACTAATAGTTACTGTGATGTTATTTGGGTCTGAAAAGTCTATAACTTCTGTAGCCTCTATAGTTGCAGCTTCAGATTCTGCCACACTAAATACTCTTGTGTTTTCGCAACCAAACTGTGTAGTAACAGTAACCCAATAGGTTCCAATTTCTGGTATAGTAATTTCTGGCGTAGTTTCACCAGTAGACCAAATATATTGATCTGTAGGGTTGTTGGTGTTTGCAGAAACAATTAATGGTAAATTATCTAAACAAATCACTTGATCTTGAATATCTATAACAGGTAATGGATGAATAATAACCAAAAACTGAGTTACAGCGTAGCAGCCAGTTGCGTTATTTTCAACTCTAGCATATATTATTTCAGAATCAAAAGCTATGTAATCTGTGTCTACAGCAGATAAATTAGTGTTAGCATCATCTTCAGAATTATGGTAGGTTATTGTGAAATTAGAAGGGTTTTGCGTGCCTAGTATTTCAGCATTTTGTTGTGTTAAATCAAAATCTAACAATCCATCATAATCATCATCACAAGCCTCTAAATTGGTTGGTTGATTGGCAATAGGAAGTGGGTTTACTTCAAGGTTAAATTCATACACCGTAAAACAATGCGTTGTGCTGAATTCAGCTCGCGCAAACAGTGTATCGTTATTGGTTGAATATGTGTAATCAGTACTTAATGCATTTTCGTTAGCATAGGCATCGGCTTCATTTGTGTAATAACTGAATAGCACATTAAAGCTTTCATCCATAATAACTTCATTAATCTCAGTTAAGTCGAAACTATTATTTTCATTTTCACATATATTGAAAGACTGAAAATCATTAATAATAGGAGGCATGTTAACACTTAAATCTATTGGCACTAACACATAACAGTTAGAGATGGTGTTATTTATTTTAACATATACCGTTTGAGGATTGCTAGTGTTGGTATAAGCTTCTGGATTGGAAATAACATTACTGTTAGCTTCAGCATCCTCATAGTTTTCAAAATAGTTGATTTCTATATCGTCTTGTCTTACATCTAAAATGTCAAATTCGGCATTGGTTAAATCAAACTCAGTAAACCCATCATAATCTGTATCACAACCAATTAAAGGTACTGAAGGATTAACATCTGGTACTTGTACAACATTTAATTCAAAAGAAGTGATAGAATTACAAATTGTTCCATTATCAATTTGAACAAAAATAGTCTGTGGGTTTACAGTGTTAGTATATTCGAGAGGTAATGGGTCTATACTGTTTTCAGCATTATTTAATGAGGTGTAAAACGTTACACTTAAGTTGTCTGAAATTCCGTCTGATATTTCTGTAATCTTAGTTGATAAATCAAAAGTTTCTGAACCATCGTTAGATATATCGTCGCAAACAAACCAATCTGAAGGCTCGTTATAGACTGGGTTTGTACCTACTTCAATAATAAAACTAGAAGTGCCATAACAATCTTCATCTGTTAGATTTTCAACTCTTACAAAAATGGTTTGAGGAGTCGTAATATTTTGATAGGCTACATCTTTATCAATAGCATTGGTTCTGTTATCGGCATCTTGTTGATTTAAATAATAGGATACCACTTTGCCAGATTGACCATTTAAAATCTCAGCATCTTTTGTGTTGAAAATAAAGTCTGCAAAACCATCGCTACTATCCTCACAGATTTTGTAATTATCAATAGCTGTAAAAACAGGTAAAGTGTTTACTGTAATACTCAAGGTTTCAGTAGAATGACAACCAGTATTTGTGTTTTCTACTCTAATGTAAATGGTTTCGGTTTGCGCATTATATATGCTTTCGTTGGTTATGGCATTACTGCCATTATCCGCATCGGTTTGGTTGGTGTGAAAACTAATTTGTCTATCAGTTGTGCTACTAACTACTTCAGGAATAATATCTAATAGATTGATGGTAAATAATCCGTCTTGATCATTATCACAAATCACAATATCGGAAGGAGGAGAAGTAACAGGAGCTTCTAAAACCGTAATTTCAAAAAAGTTAATATCGGAACAACCTGTTTCGTTTGAAGTTATTCTTGGATAAACTGTAAACGGGTTTGAAGTATTAGTGTAAAAGTTTGGAAGAACATTTGTATTGTTTCTGGCGTCATTTTCTGTTAAAAAGTAAGTAACGCTAAATCCATCTAATGCATCTGTAACTTGTGTGTCAAATTGAGATAAATCTGTTGTTGTAAAACCATCCTGGTCTTCATCGCAAACGGTTTGACTTATTATGGATTCAAACTCATAGACAGGAATTAAAATTAAATCTATTTGCTCTACATCATAGCAGGTAGCACTACTTAATCCTAAATAAATAGTTTGAGGATTACTAGTTGGTATAAATGGTGTGGTTTGGTCTAATGCATTTACCTGATTATCTCTATCGTCTTCAGTTAAGTAGAATTCAACAGAGATGGCAAATTCATCTGGTAAATCATTTATAATACTTGTTGCAATACCTGAAAAATTAAATTCTTCAACTCCGTCATTGTCTATATCGCAAAGAGAGATATCATCAATATTTGTAGCTGTTAATAATAAGTTGGTGTGCAGTTCTACTGGTGTCACAGAGGCACAGCCAGTAGTATTATTTTCAACTCTGATATATACAATCTGTTCTTCAGACGTAATATTAGTGTAATTAGTATCATCTGCAATAGGGTTGCTTCCTGTTAACGCATCTTCGTTAGTTTCATGAAATGTAACAGTAACACCTGTTAATCCTTCTAACACATCCGGAATTATACTTGTTAAATCAAAACTGGCAAAGCCATCATGGTCTGTGTCGCAAGCATCAATGTAATGATCATCTGTATTTATAACAGGATTATCTAAAACGGTAATATCTAAACTTGTAGTACTGATACAACCAGTAAATTCATCTCTAACACTTACAAAAACCTGCTCGTTAGTATTTGTGTTTACATAAGGCATTGGTAATGGATTTGTACCAATTGATGCATCAGCTAGTGTACTGTGATAAGTAACTATTAGATTAGTAAGACCATTGGTAATCTCGTCATTTTTTATATTAAGGTCAATGGCAGTAAACCCATCTGCAACCTGATCATCACAAACATCTAATGGTGACGGATTGTTGATATTGGGTAAAGGATTAACGGTTAAATTAATAGTAGAAAAAGCCAAACATCCATCATTTGTGTCCTCAATTCTTACATATATGATTTGTGGATTTGAAGTGTTTTGAATTGGAGTATTGATACCGTTAATACCATTTTGTGCTTCAGTATCAGAAAAGTGATACGATATGTTATAGTTTGAATTTGGAACAGAAGCTAAAACTTCGGCATCTTTTGTTGATAAATCAAACGTTTCTATACCATCGTTACTAGTGTCGTCACATATTTCATAATCCGATATTGGGTCTGAAGATTGTGTTGAACTTAATGTAAGGCTGATATCATCTTCAATAACACAAGAGCTTCCAGAGAGTGGAATCTCTACTTCAACACGATAATTACCCGTAACTGTAGCATTAAGTGTTGTTTGGTTTTCACCAGGAATCAACACGTTATTAAAATACCAATTGTAGGTTGCTTGTGGATTACCAATATCACCATCTAAAGTGACTTCACTCGCACAGGTTGAAAAATCTTCACCTAAATCTACAGTAGCATTAAAACTATTACCTTGAATAAAAACAGCAGAGTCATAGTTCTCGTCCGTTTGGTCGGCAATAATTAATTTTATTTGGTACTCAACATTGGGTTGAATGGTTGCTGTTGCAGACATTACGGTTGTTCTACCATTGTAATTAGTATCTCCAAGACTGTAGCCTTCAAAATATTGTTCGTTAGAAGCTTCGCAAAAACCTACTATTTCTTCATGAACCGTATTGGTGTTTACTGGTGTTGTAGTACCAGGAACTAAAGCAATATTAGTATAAGGTGTATTGGTGCCAGCCTCTCTTATTAAAAAGGCAAATCCATCTGAATATTGACACGGAAAATTACCAAAATACTCTTCTGAAGCTAAAATGTAATTAAATTGAATTTGATTAGATATTGAAATAAAATTGAACTCTAATGAAGTAGCATTTAATGTGCCTGATATACCTAGTGCAGTTTCTAAATCAGGATCGGTTCCCCAATTGCTATTTCCTTCATTCAAGGTAGCTGTATTTTGGCTGTTTCCAGCCGAATTAGCATTTCCTGTACTTAAAACAATTCCATTTTCAAAAGGAAAATTAGATGTGCCTCTTTCAAAATACCCATAACTTCCTAGACCGACTGAACTACCGTTAGATGGTGAACTAATATTTGAAACTTCTACACAGCCTTGTATAAGATTATTTTCAATTAAATTTTGTGGACTGATGGAATTATCTACAGTAATTTGCTGTGCATAAGAAAAGCTACAAATAATGCATAGGTATAATAAGAGGGAGCGATTTATGTAATCCATAAGTTAGGTTAAGTTTACAGTGTACACTTAGTTATCATTTTGGGGCTGATAGATATGTACTTCTAAGTGTGAAAAATAACCGTATTAAAGATTAAATACAAAAAAACACGACGAAATACATTAAATGTTAACATATTTAGGTGTTTTGTATATTAAATCTCACAAAAAAGACCTCAAAAAGAGGTCTTTTTCCCAAATTGAAATTTCGAAAACATTACAGCCTCAACAAATAATGTTTCTTAACCTGAAACTCCATATTGTTGTTTTCCTATCAAGGAAAAACATAGCTTTCGATAAATAAAATGTTAAGAGGGAAATGTGTACGACGTTAAAAGGGAAATCGAAATCGATACACAGAATTTAAAATTAAATGAGGATTTTTTTATCTGCAAATGAAAAAGACAAACGGAT from Winogradskyella sp. MH6 includes these protein-coding regions:
- a CDS encoding T9SS type B sorting domain-containing protein, encoding MDYINRSLLLYLCIICSFSYAQQITVDNSISPQNLIENNLIQGCVEVSNISSPSNGSSVGLGSYGYFERGTSNFPFENGIVLSTGNANSAGNSQNTATLNEGNSNWGTDPDLETALGISGTLNATSLEFNFISISNQIQFNYILASEEYFGNFPCQYSDGFAFLIREAGTNTPYTNIALVPGTTTPVNTNTVHEEIVGFCEASNEQYFEGYSLGDTNYNGRTTVMSATATIQPNVEYQIKLIIADQTDENYDSAVFIQGNSFNATVDLGEDFSTCASEVTLDGDIGNPQATYNWYFNNVLIPGENQTTLNATVTGNYRVEVEIPLSGSSCVIEDDISLTLSSTQSSDPISDYEICDDTSNDGIETFDLSTKDAEVLASVPNSNYNISYHFSDTEAQNGINGINTPIQNTSNPQIIYVRIEDTNDGCLAFSTINLTVNPLPNINNPSPLDVCDDQVADGFTAIDLNIKNDEITNGLTNLIVTYHSTLADASIGTNPLPMPYVNTNTNEQVFVSVRDEFTGCISTTSLDITVLDNPVINTDDHYIDACDTDHDGFASFDLTSIIPDVLEGLTGVTVTFHETNEDALTGSNPIADDTNYTNITSEEQIVYIRVENNTTGCASVTPVELHTNLLLTATNIDDISLCDIDNDGVEEFNFSGIATSIINDLPDEFAISVEFYLTEDDRDNQVNALDQTTPFIPTSNPQTIYLGLSSATCYDVEQIDLILIPVYEFESIISQTVCDEDQDGFTTTDLSQFDTQVTDALDGFSVTYFLTENDARNNTNVLPNFYTNTSNPFTVYPRITSNETGCSDINFFEITVLEAPVTSPPSDIVICDNDQDGLFTINLLDIIPEVVSSTTDRQISFHTNQTDADNGSNAITNESIYNAQTETIYIRVENTNTGCHSTETLSITVNTLPVFTAIDNYKICEDSSDGFADFIFNTKDAEILNGQSGKVVSYYLNQQDADNRTNAIDKDVAYQNITTPQTIFVRVENLTDEDCYGTSSFIIEVGTNPVYNEPSDWFVCDDISNDGSETFDLSTKITEISDGISDNLSVTFYTSLNNAENSIDPLPLEYTNTVNPQTIFVQIDNGTICNSITSFELNVVQVPDVNPSVPLIGCDTDYDGFTEFDLTNAEFDILDVRQDDIEINYFENYEDAEANSNVISNPEAYTNTSNPQTVYVKINNTISNCYVLVPIDLSVNMPPIINDFQSFNICENENNSFDLTEINEVIMDESFNVLFSYYTNEADAYANENALSTDYTYSTNNDTLFARAEFSTTHCFTVYEFNLEVNPLPIANQPTNLEACDDDYDGLLDFDLTQQNAEILGTQNPSNFTITYHNSEDDANTNLSAVDTDYIAFDSEIIYARVENNATGCYAVTQFLVIIHPLPVIDIQDQVICLDNLPLIVSANTNNPTDQYIWSTGETTPEITIPEIGTYWVTVTTQFGCENTRVFSVAESEAATIEATEVIDFSDPNNITVTISGIGNYLYQLDDGEPQESNFFDNVGMGYHTVTIIDLNGCSEVTRDVLVIDIPKHMSPNGDGHYDTWHIVGVETLPGTIIHIFDRYGKHLATLRHDSPGWDGTLNGLKLPASDYWFVANVARGNQSFEVKGHFAIRR